CTGGAACTTCTAAATAGCCTCTTTGAGGAAACCAAAAAATATGTGATCTCTGACTACTCAAAGTTCAAACTTGTATTTCTATTGGATGGATTGGATGCGTTTCCACTTCCTCTTGATTTTGACCACAAAGCTGTCTTGGATGATATCAGACAGCCAGCCTCAGTGGGTTTGCTGTTGACCAGCCTCATCAGGGGAGACCTACTTCCTTCTGCCAGGCTTTGGATCACATCTCAGCCTTCAGCGGCTGAAAAGCTGCCGCCTGACTGTGTTGACAAGAAGACAGAAATACGAGGTAAGACTATATTTGCCAATAATATAAATtgatgcaacattttttttcaaagtatttaaaaagaatAGAATCTACTAAATAAAATCAGTATACCAGGTACTTTAGTTATGTTTGATGAAATTATTCATCATCTCATGCAACACATTAACTGTGATGACTATTTCACTATTTTCTACCAGGATGTATCATGATTTCCATCAGTGTGCTGCTTCTTGAAAGTCATGGAATCTTGTCATTTTTATCTTCCTAATTTAGACATCATCATGCCACGACTCATAAAGAAAGTAAAGGAAAAAGTGTTGGGTCAGTATGAGACTGAACTGCGTAAATTGAAAAAGGATTCAGAACTCTACGTCACGACTGGAGATAAAGATGTGCCACAAACCTACAACGACATCTTCAttaattcagagaaaaaaactgtgcgAACTGTGCTGACAGAGGGAGTGGCAGGTATTGGTAAAACCTTTCAGACGAGGAAGTTGATGGTCGACTGGGCAAAAGGAAAGTCCAACACAAGTATTGACTTGATCGTCCCTCTCAGTTTGAGTGAGTTGAAGACAGAAGGAGAAAAGCACAGTATGGAAGATCTGCTTGACCACTTTTTGGAAGAtgagaaatggaaaagaagaaaagattgCATTTCTGAGTGTGAATTAGCTCTCATCCTTGATGACTTCCAAGAATGTAAAAGTCCTCTTGACTTTGAAAACAGCAGTGTCCTTACTGATATTGGAGAATGTGCCTCAATAGATGTCCTCCTAACAAACCTCATCAGAGGAGATCTGCTTCCCGATGCTCGTCTCTGGATCATCTCTCGACCTTCAGGAACTGACAAGGTTCCTCCTGAACGTATTCACAAAGTGACACAATGTCGAGGTGAGAAACAGCAAAATGATCAAACTTGACAGTTGGGATCTCAATGCTTTGCATTTATTGCTCATGAAACAATTACGGGATAATAATGAGCAGATAAATATATTTAGCAGACAATGCAAGGAAAAAGATTTTAATGCCCTTTGATGTCTGACAAATATGTTGACATGTCCAGTaatatgcttctttttttcatgtcagaGACATTGAAGCGCAGAGAGGACCTGGTCTCAAAGCTAAAAGAGAGATATCATCGAGAATACACTCCAGTTGAAGACCCTGATCATTCGaaccagaaaaacacagaacacatcTTGAAGGAACACAGCACTGAAGATGGCAAAACTGATCAACAGACCAAGCCAAAACCAGTTACACAAGTAACTGTATCTGATATCTTTGAAGctagaaaagacaaaaaagtcaGAACTGTCTTGACCGTAGGAGAAGCTCAAATCGGAAAATCATTCCAAGTCCAGAAATTCATAAAAGCATGGGCAGGCAAGAAAACACTGTCTTCTCGCCAGTACAACGATGGAAATAATCGAATCAGTCAAACTGAAGATATAGAAGTTCTTTTCCCATTTGACTTGTCAAAGTCTGATTTTAAAGAAGCTAAAAATTCCAGTTTGCTGGAACTTCTAAATAGTCTCTTTGAGGAAACCAAAAAATATGTGATCTCTGACTACTCAAAGTTCAAACTTGTATTTCTATTGGATGGATTGGATGCGTTTCCACTTCCTCTTGATTTTGACCACAAAGCTGTCTTGGATGATATCAGACAGCCAGCCTCAGTGGGTTTGCTGTTGACCAGCCTCATCAGGGGAGACCTACTTCCTTCTGCCAGGCTTTGGATCACATCTCAGCCTTCAGCGGCTGAAAAGCTGCCGCCTGACTGTGTTGACAAGAAGACAGAAATACGAGGTAAGACTATATTTGCCAATAATATAAATtgatgcaacattttttttcaaagtatttaaaaagaatAGAATCTACTAAATAAAATCAGTATACCAGGTACTTTAGTTATGTTTGATGAAATTATTCATCATCTCATGCAACACATTAACTGTGATGACTATTTCACTATTTTCTACCAGGATGTATCATGATTTCCATCAGTGTGCTGCTTCTTGAAAGTCATGGAATCTTGTCATTTTTATCTTCCTAATTTAGACATCATCATGCCACGACTCATAAAGAAAGTAAAGGAAAAAGTGTTGGGTCAGTATGAGACTGAACTGCGTAAATTGAAAAAGGATTCAGAACTCTACGTCACGACTGGAGATAAAGATGTGCCACAAACCTACAACGACATCTTCAttaattcagagaaaaaaactgtgcgAACTGTGCTGACAGAGGGAGTGGCAGGTATTGGTAAAACCTTTCAGACGAGGAAGTTGATGGTCGACTGGGCAAAAGGAAAGTCCAACACAAGTATTGACTTGATCGTCCCTCTCAGTTTGAGTGAGTTGAAGACAGAAGGAGAAAAGCACAGTATGGAAGATCTGCTTGACCACTTTTTGGAAGAtgagaaatggaaaagaagaaaagattgCATTTCTGAGTGTGAATTAGCTCTCATCCTTGATGACTTCCAAGAATGTAAAAGTCCTCTTGACTTTGAAAACAGCAGTGTCCTTACTGATATTGGAGAATGTGCCTCAATAGATGTCCTCCTAACAAACCTCATCAGAGGAGATCTGCTTCCCGATGCTCGTCTCTGGATCATCTCTCGACCTTCAGGAACTGACAAGGTTCCTCCTGAACGTATTCACAAAGTGACACAATGTCGAGGTGAGAAACAGCAAAATGATCAAACTTGACAGTTGGGATCTCAATGCTTTGCATTTATTGCTCATGAAACAATTACGGGATAATAATGAGCAGATAAATATATTTAGCAGACAATGCAAGGAAAAAGATTTTAATGCCCTTTGATGTCTGACAAATATGTTGACATGTCCAGTaatatgcttctttttttcatgtcagaGACATTGAAGCGCAGAGAGGACCTGGTCTCAAAGCTAAAAGAGAGATATCATCGAGAATACACTCCAGTTGAAGACCCTGATCATTCGaaccagaaaaacacagaacacatcTTGAAGGAACACAGCACTGAAGATGGCAAAACTGATCAACAGACCAAGCCAAAACCAGTTACACAAGTAACTGTATCTGATATCTTTGAAGctagaaaagacaaaaaagtcaGAACTGTCTTGACCGTAGGAGAAGCTCAAATCGGAAAATCATTCCAAGTCCAGAAATTCATAAAAGCATGGGCAGGCAAGAAAACACTGTCTTCTCGCCAGTACAACGATGGAAATAATCGAATCAGTCAAACTGAAGATATAGAAGTTCTTTTCCCATTTGACTTGTCAAAGTCTGATTTTAAAGAAGCTAAAAATTCCAGTTTGCTGGAACTTCTAAATAGTCTCTTTGAGGAAACCAAAAAATATGTGATCTCTGACTACTCAAAGTTCAAACTTGTATTTCTATTGGATGGATTGGATGCGTTTCCACTTCCTCTTGATTTTGACCACAAAGCTGTCTTGGATGATATCAGACAGCCAGCCTCAGTGGGTTTGCTGTTGACCAGCCTCATCAGGGGAGACCTACTTCCTTCTGCCAGGCTTTGGATCACATCTCAGCCTTCAGCGGCTGAAAAGCTGCCGCCTGACTGTGTTGACAAGAAGACAGAAATACGAGGTAAGACTATATTTGCCAATAATATAAATtgatgcaacattttttttcaaagtatttaaaaagaatAGAATCTACTAAATAAAATCAGTATACCAGGTACTTTAGTTATGTTTGATGAAATTATTCATCATCTCATGCAACACATTAACTGTGATGACTATTTCACTATTTTCTACCAGGATGTATCATGATTTCCATCAGTGTGCTGCTTCTTGAAAGTCATGGAATCTTGTCATTTTTATCTTCCTAATTTAGACATCATCATGCCACGACTCATAAAGAAAGTAAAGGAAAAAGTGTTGGGTCAGTATGAGACTGAACTGCGTAAATTGAAAAAGGATTCAGAACTCTACGTCACGACTGGAGATAAAGATGTGCCACAAACCTGCAACGACATCTTCAttaattcagagaaaaaagCTGTGCGAACTGTGCTGACAGAGGGAGTGGCTGGTATTGGTAAAACCTTTCAGACAAGGAAGTTGATGGTCGACTGGGCAAAAGGAAAGTCCAACACAAGTATTGACTTGATCGTCCCTCTCAGTTTGAGTGAGTTGAAGACAGAAGGAGAAGAGCACAGTATGGAAGATCTGCTTGACCACTTTTTGGAAGAtgagaaatggaaaagaagaaaagattgCATTTCTGAGTGTGAATTAGCTCTCATCCTTGATGACTTTCAAGAATGTAAACGTCGTCTTGACTTTGAAAACAGCAGTGTCCTTACTGATATTGGAGAACGTGCCTCAATAGATGTCCTCCTAACAAACCTCATCAGAGGAGATCTGCTTCCCGATGCTCGTCTCTGGATCATCTCTCGACCTTCAGGAACTGACAAGGTTCCTCCTGAACGTATTCACAAAGTGACACGATGTCGAGGTGAGAAACAGCAAAATGATCAAACTTGACAGTTGGGATCTCAATGCTTTGCATTTATTGCTCATAAAACAATTAAGGGATAACAATGAGCAGTTACATATATTTAGCAGACAATGCAAGGAAAAAGATTTTAATGCCTTTTGATTTCTGACAAATATATTGACATATCCAGTAATATGCTTGTTTTTTCATGTCAGAGACATCAAAGCGCAGAGAGGACCTGATCTCAAAGCTAAAAGAGAGATATCGTCGAGAATACACTCCAGTTGAAGACCCTGATCATTCGaaccagaaaaacacagaacacatcTTGAAGGAACACAGCACTGAAGATGGGAAAACTGATCAACAGACCAAGCCAAAATCAGTTACACAAGTAACTGTATCTGATATCTTTGAAGctagaaaagacaaaaaagtcaGAACTGTCTTGACCGTAGGAGAAGCTCAAATCGGAAAATCATTCCAAGTCCAGAAATTCATAAAAGCATGGGCAGATGATAAAACACTACTTTCTCGCCTGTACAACGATGGAAAAAAATTTTTCAGTCAAACTGAAGATATAGAAGTTCTTTTCCCATTTGACTTGTCAAAGTCTGACTTTAAAGAAGCTAAAAAATCCAGTTTGCTGGAACTTCTAAATGGCCTCTTTGAGGAAACCAAAAAATATGTGATCTCTGACTACGCAAAGTTCAAGCTTGTATTTCTATTGGATGGACTGGATGCGTTTCCACTTCCTCTTGATTTTGACCACAAAGCTGTCTTGGATGATATCAGACAGCCAGCCTCAGTGGGTTTGCTGTTGACCAGCCTCATCAGGGGAGACCTGCTTCCTTCTGCCAGGCTTTGGATCACATCTCAGCCTTCAGCAGCTGAAAAGCTGCCGCCTGACTGTGTTGACAAGAAGACAGAAATACGAGGTGAGACTATATTTGCAAATGATATAAATTGATGCAATAAAGTATTTTACAGTAGCGTCATCCAATTTGAAAATGgaatggaaaaatgtgaaaaaaaagtgtgatttatCTATCTGTCAGTTTGTTGATCGATCTATAAAAGGGTCCCTAACAACATCAGAtcctttgattaaaaaataatcattCTCAGAGTACGTTGTACCAGACTGATTGACAGGGATCAATTTAGAGACAattttgttgtaaatatgtACAATCGTAACACATCTGTTGAGAAGTGCAAATGTGCTAAACGTAACTCAGTACAACTTCAAGATATTATTTTTCTCTAATGTTTAAAATGCAATTCCTTACAGAGAAGCCTGATATTACAAGTACGCGGACCCTGAAATCCCAACTGAAGAGGCAACTGACCTACGTAACTCAAGGGACTGATAAAAGAAACACGTCAGCTGTGCTAAAAGAAATCTACACAGATCTATACATCATagagggggacagaggagaCGTCAATAAaaaacatgaggtcagacagattgatgATGCTCGATCAGTGAGAAAAGAAACACCCATCGAATACTCCGACATCTTCAAAAATGCACCTGAGGGAAACATACCTATCAAAACTGTGCTGACAATCGGAGTGGCAGGCATAGGAAAGACATTTGCATCCATGAAGTACgttctggactgggccgagagTCCAGCAGATGAAACTGTTGACTACACCTTTCTGCTTCCCTTCCGGGAGTTGAATTTGAGAAAAGACCAGGAACACAGTTTCGAGGAACTGATTCATCAGTTGTTCCCAGCAATGAAGACGTCAGAAATACGGAACTATGACAATTACAAGATTCTGATTGTCCTGGATGGCCTTGACGAATGTCGCCTTGATCTCAATTTCAGTGAGAATGTCATTTGGACAGATGtgagaaaaaagacaacagtcaacgttctgctgacaaacctcatcCGAGGAAAGCTGCTTCCAAAAGCTCAGATCTGGATCACATCTCGACCTGCAGCATCAAACAATATTCCTCCTGATGCAGTGAATCGAGTTACAGAGGTGCGAGGATTCAATGAAAAGCAAAAGGAAGAGTACTTCAGGAAGAGATTCGTCAAGAAGGAGATTGCTGAAGAAGTCATCTCAGAAGTGAAGAAATCCAGGAGCCTGTTTATCATGTGTTACATCCCTGTTTTCTGTTGGATCACTTCAAATGTCATGGAGGACATCATGAAAAAAGACCAGAAGGATGTGTTGCCCAAAACTCTGACTTACATGTACACACGTTTTCTTTTGCTGCAGTGTGAACAAGCAAACGTGAAATATGAAGAAACCGAGACCAGTGACGATCCTGAAGCTGATTCGTGCTTGAATACAAGAAACAGGGAAACAGTGCTTGCtttgggaaaactggcttttgaggagCTTGAGAAGGGAAATCTTGTCTTTCCTGAAGAATATCTTGTCGAGTGTGGTATCAATATCAGAAATGCTGCTGTCCTTTCAGGTTTATTCACTCAAATCATGCGAGAGGGCTGTGGGCTCTACCCACAAAAATTGTTTTGCTTCGTTCATCTGAGCATTCAAGAGTTCGTCGCAGCTTTGTATGTATCTCACAGATTCACTAACAACGgtgaaaatgtgttcacttcCTCCCCTGAGGATTCAGAGTCACCTGCATCAGACTTCTACACAAAAGCAGTGGACAAAGCTCTGGAAAGCAAAAATGGAGACTGGGATCTGTTTCTCCGCTTCCTGCTTGGCCTTTCTCTGGCGACTCATCAGAATCTGCTGCCGGAGCTGCtcaaaacacctgaaaacaatAAGGAGACATACCAGGAAACTGTGGAGCACATCAAAAAGAAGATCAGAGAAGTGGATGatccagaaaaaaagcaaaatcttTTCCACTGTTTGAATGAGCTGAATGATGATTCACTTGTTGAGGAAGTCAAAAAGTCTCTGGAAACACGGACCTTTGAAAACTTCTCCCCCTCACAGTGGTCAGCTCTGACATTTGTGCTGTTAACATCAGATTTAAATCTTGATGTGTTCGATCTTAAAAACTACCTGAAGTCAGAAACGGTACTCCTGGGAATGCTGCCGGTGGTCAAAGTTTCTGAAACTACATTGTAAGTACTGTCTTTCTAAGTCTCACTGAGATCCATATGCTTGCGCATCCATATCGAAATATTTAAAGGAAAAGATTTCCACAATCTGCCTGCATTTTTTCTCCACTGGTTCATGGGTGCCACTAACAAGACAATCACTGTTCTACATgttgcctttgaatgatcagccTGGTCGAGGTGATTGCACACACTGTATATGCTAAATTTAACCAGCAAAGGCTGCAATTATAGTTGGTTTATACAGTAGTTTTGTCATCAAATCAGCTACAATTTTAACCTGGCCTAAGCCAGTGGGGTATAAAAACAGAGATTAGATCTTGACCATTGAGATAAGTGCCAGTGGTTATCTACAGGTTTGGAAAGTGAACAGGACAGGGAAGCTTGCTGGTTTGAATCTTCATGCTGAGAAGTCTCAAGCGTGGGTATTTGAGCAAGGTTCCAGCTGTCTCCTGTAGGTTGCTGTCAGGAAGTCCATACATAGAAGtcaaataaaacatgcagattACATGATCTGATGTGGCACAACCCCAGATGTGAACTGCtgagactctctctctctcaaaccatgaaaaaaacaccattgTGATGATGTGCCATTATTGAAGACACTTGGCAGAATCCTTTTGTGAAATGGCTTCATCtgtcaagttttttctttttgttttgttttttttttttttagtttaaatatatttctgtttgcatttgtatttgttttccaCAGGCTCAGTTGGTGTGACCTCACTGAAAAGTCCTGCAGTGGTCTGATGACCTCAGTCCTCAGTTCTCCATCCTCAAATCTCACAGTACTGGACATGAGTAATAACGACTTGAAGGATGCAGGGATACAGCGACTTGCTGAAGGGCTAAAAAGTATTCACTGCAAACTGAAAAATCTCAAGTAAGTGTGGAATGCATTTATCATGCTTTTCATATGAACAACTCGCACAGTAACGCAGTGAAGGATGAGGTACCAAAAAGGATAACAGAGACACAGAATCCTTTTATTATTCCCAAATGTTAGTCGAAGAAAAATTATACCATTTTTGGGCGTATGTAtttgtttagtttggttttaTTTGGGTGTGAACATGAGGTGGAGTCAAGGAAGAAGAAAGGCCTCAGTATTATCTCCAGAATAATGATATGCAATGACCGTgtagaatgaatgaatgaagcactTAATTTTGGCATCCATTTCCCATCAACCCCAGGACGCGAGAACAGCACCGACAAATACCCACGCCTGCTTTACGGAATGACGTCATCTTAATGTGACTCAAACAACCAcatttaggctgaatcccatttcaccccttagcccttccccttggccctacccctcgttttgcgcgttcacgtggagggataggagtgtcccaattgtcattatgatggaggggtagggccaagaaagagggccagtcacccctccaaaaggagattctcgagaggcacactccaaacggaggggtatcggccgatggcgaggggcgcttgttctttcagcctaggtcatgcctggcgggcggggtgaattcacttccgcattgacgggagtgatcgtttccacacccgcgcattccaggcgcattccaaacacaacagatagacgattattttcaataaactggtttcttcaacacggcccgcctggaatgcgcgggtgggaaacgagcgcccccgccaatgcggaagtgaactaaccccacccgccactgacggtccaggcgaacaaaacaagcgcccctcgccaccggcgccactggatgacagatttctcagaaagccttccaagatcagcaagatggcggcgtccgcaacgaaagacgttcataaatgtcagtattttgtcaattaataaagttttaaaatgtaagaaaaacattcttcttcggcagataattgtcgcatctgcctacgtcatcggcagcggcgactactgatgacgtacacgattgtcggaggggtgtcccaattcggaggggttgactttctcccctaccccttagcactccgtttcataggcggagggctaaggggtagggccaaggggaagggctaaggggtgaaatgggattcagccttactctcctttttaaaaatgtctgaacACCTCTATGAACAATAAAGTGCAATAACCGTAAAGTAGTGCATGAACAACATTTAGGCCAACAGCCAACCTGCCTAGATAAACCGGACGGACTACCGGTTTACCTTCATAGCCCTGTGGATtattgtgcacacacacaaaaaaaaaaaatacagcaactGCCGTAACACGGGCTATGTAACTAAGTTTAGCTTAAAAGTCAGTAACATAGTCTTTGAGGTATGCGGGCCTCTGGCGGGCCCTGACTGGACGAGTTTCTTGCTGCACTGACTCAGATGGCCCAGCCAACTCAGAGGGATGCCTCGCTGGAGTCTCCACCTGTGCACGAGGGCGATCCCAGACCTCATCTGTGTTGAGGAGATCTGAGgcagtcagctgatcagatAGTGACAGTCGCGCCACCTGTCGGAGGCGACTGGCATGCCAGCGTGAACCGTCTGTCAGGCGAAAGGTGGCCGGTCCCCACTGTGCAG
The DNA window shown above is from Salarias fasciatus chromosome 20, fSalaFa1.1, whole genome shotgun sequence and carries:
- the LOC115407882 gene encoding uncharacterized protein LOC115407882 isoform X11 → MEQKPSSPASSTASLRSDWSKDRPLNFGNDQSRPLSPAYSDHTARSDWSEEEPPDLGNDELRPSSPAFSTASLRSDWSKDRPLNFGNDQSRPLSPAYSDHTARSDRSEEEPPDLGNDELRPSSPAFSTASLRSDWSKDRPLNFGNDQSRPLSPAYSDHTARSDRSEEEPPDLGNDELRPSSSAFSTASLRSDWSKDRPLNFGNDQSRPLSPAYSDHTARSDWSEEEPPDLGNEELRPSSPASSTASLRSDRSEDSHLDFGNDQSRPLSPAYSDHTARSDRSEEEPPDLGNEESRSSSPASSTASVRSDCFNARPPDSGNDEQRPSSPASSTASLRSDLSQDRPLDFGNDQSRPPSPAYSDHTARSDRSKEEPPDLGNEELRSSSPASSTASIRPPDSGNDEQRPSSPASSTASLRSDLSKDRPLNFGNDQSRPLSPAYSDHTARSDQSKEELLDLGNEELRSSSPASSTASVRSDCFNARSPDSGNDEQRPSSPASSTASLRSDLSQDRPLDFGNDQSSPPESQVLKYQEDDPHTFTEDDPQQIHSSENIMPRLKKKVKEKVLDQYETELRGLKEDSELYVTTGDKDVPQTCNNIFINSEKKAVRTVLTEGVAGIGKTFQTRKLMVDWAKGKSNTSIDLIVPLSLSELKTEGEEHSMEDLLDHFLEDEKWKRRKDCISECKLALILDDFQECKSRLDFENSSVLTDIGERASIDVLLTNLIRGDLLPDARLWIISRPSGTDKVPPELIDKVTRCRETLKRRKDLVSKLKERYRREYTPVEDPDHSNQKNTEHILKEHSTEDGKTDQQTKPKSVTQVTVSDIFEARKDKKVRTVLTVGEAQIGKSFQVQKFIKAWADDKTLLSRLYNYGKGWISQTEDIEVLFPFDLSKSDFKEAKKSSLLELLNSLFEETKKYVISDYSKFKLVFLLDGLDAFPLPLDFDHKAVLDDIRQPASVGLLLTSLIRGDLLPSARLWITSQPSAAEKLPPDCVDKKTEIRDIIMPRLIKKVKEKVLGQYETELRKLKKDSELYVTTGDKDVPQTYNDIFINSEKKTVRTVLTEGVAGIGKTFQTRKLMVDWAKGKSNTSIDLIVPLSLSELKTEGEKHSMEDLLDHFLEDEKWKRRKDCISECELALILDDFQECKSPLDFENSSVLTDIGECASIDVLLTNLIRGDLLPDARLWIISRPSGTDKVPPERIHKVTQCRETLKRREDLVSKLKERYHREYTPVEDPDHSNQKNTEHILKEHSTEDGKTDQQTKPKPVTQVTVSDIFEARKDKKVRTVLTVGEAQIGKSFQVQKFIKAWAGKKTLSSRQYNDGNNRISQTEDIEVLFPFDLSKSDFKEAKNSSLLELLNSLFEETKKYVISDYSKFKLVFLLDGLDAFPLPLDFDHKAVLDDIRQPASVGLLLTSLIRGDLLPSARLWITSQPSAAEKLPPDCVDKKTEIRDIIMPRLIKKVKEKVLGQYETELRKLKKDSELYVTTGDKDVPQTYNDIFINSEKKTVRTVLTEGVAGIGKTFQTRKLMVDWAKGKSNTSIDLIVPLSLSELKTEGEKHSMEDLLDHFLEDEKWKRRKDCISECELALILDDFQECKSPLDFENSSVLTDIGECASIDVLLTNLIRGDLLPDARLWIISRPSGTDKVPPERIHKVTQCRETLKRREDLVSKLKERYHREYTPVEDPDHSNQKNTEHILKEHSTEDGKTDQQTKPKPVTQVTVSDIFEARKDKKVRTVLTVGEAQIGKSFQVQKFIKAWAGKKTLSSRQYNDGNNRISQTEDIEVLFPFDLSKSDFKEAKNSSLLELLNSLFEETKKYVISDYSKFKLVFLLDGLDAFPLPLDFDHKAVLDDIRQPASVGLLLTSLIRGDLLPSARLWITSQPSAAEKLPPDCVDKKTEIREKPDITSTRTLKSQLKRQLTYVTQGTDKRNTSAVLKEIYTDLYIIEGDRGDVNKKHEVRQIDDARSVRKETPIEYSDIFKNAPEGNIPIKTVLTIGVAGIGKTFASMKYVLDWAESPADETVDYTFLLPFRELNLRKDQEHSFEELIHQLFPAMKTSEIRNYDNYKILIVLDGLDECRLDLNFSENVIWTDVRKKTTVNVLLTNLIRGKLLPKAQIWITSRPAASNNIPPDAVNRVTEVRGFNEKQKEEYFRKRFVKKEIAEEVISEVKKSRSLFIMCYIPVFCWITSNVMEDIMKKDQKDVLPKTLTYMYTRFLLLQCEQANVKYEETETSDDPEADSCLNTRNRETVLALGKLAFEELEKGNLVFPEEYLVECGINIRNAAVLSGLFTQIMREGCGLYPQKLFCFVHLSIQEFVAALYVSHRFTNNGENVFTSSPEDSESPASDFYTKAVDKALESKNGDWDLFLRFLLGLSLATHQNLLPELLKTPENNKETYQETVEHIKKKIREVDDPEKKQNLFHCLNELNDDSLVEEVKKSLETRTFENFSPSQWSALTFVLLTSDLNLDVFDLKNYLKSETVLLGMLPVVKVSETTLLSWCDLTEKSCSGLMTSVLSSPSSNLTVLDMSNNDLKDAGIQRLAEGLKSIHCKLKNLKVSGCQVTEKGCSYLASALKENTGSHLKELDLSYNHPGESGVKELSAVFADPRMKLCVNYGGEHRLKPGIKKYDALLKFDENTISRRLVVVDQDKRRKVKTVELVEEKVARPENDDRFKRTQVLCDKGLEDLGYWEVEWQGMVGIAVSYNDVGRKWDNAGGLGCNEKSWSLMCSSSGFMGRDGKMFTGFIARHGKMSKHIKVPCCQKIAVYLDWKAGTLSYYGVSSDERSLIHTFRTKFTGPLFPGFWFKEGSVTLCDL